Proteins from a genomic interval of Labrus mixtus chromosome 24, fLabMix1.1, whole genome shotgun sequence:
- the LOC132959320 gene encoding 2-oxoglutarate receptor 1-like, with amino-acid sequence MARDDCTNIDDLMKRYYLPVSYGIIFIVGLVGNITSIGIYMTKLRPWKSSSIIMVNLAFTDLLYVLSMPFLIFYYSNGDSWTLGDFMCRFVRIGFHLNLYGSILFLTCLAVFRYMVVIKPLMAAQVQQKIWGIIACSIVWILAVAEITPMLTVISLKPKNNKTACLDFASAIPCYMRWYSWLLTALGFLLPLVVVFMCYIGIVKQLAKGPHTNSPCRMRARRVTVWILVVFVVCFLPYHILRAWRIETQAADNELSMFVHAAYIISRPLAGLNTFFNLALYTLSGDKFKRAFLSTFYWECWLTKARSLINLAIINKADNDIPAV; translated from the coding sequence ATGGCCAGAGACGACTGCACCAACATAGATGACCTAATGAAACGCTATTACCTGCCTGTATCCTATGGAATTATCTTCATTGTGGGCCTGGTGGGAAATATCACATCCATTGGCATTTACATGACAAAGCTGCGTCCatggaagagcagcagcatcatcatGGTAAACTTAGCGTTTACCGACCTCCTCTACGTCCTCAGCATGCCATTCCTGATCTTCTACTACAGCAACGGGGATTCATGGACCCTTGGAGATTTCATGTGCCGCTTTGTGCGCATTGGGTTTCATTTAAACCTGTACGGGAGCATCCTCTTCCTGACTTGTCTTGCAGTTTTTCGTTACATGGTGGTGATCAAACCTTTGATGGCTGCACAGGTGCAGCAGAAGATTTGGGGTATTATTGCATGCTCAATTGTGTGGATCCTCGCTGTTGCCGAAATCACACCTATGCTGACGGTGATATCCCTGAAACCCAAAAACAATAAGACAGCCTGCTTGGACTTTGCTAGCGCCATACCCTGCTATATGCGGTGGTATAGCTGGTTGCTCACTGCACTTGGGTTTCTACTCCCTCTAGTGGTGGTATTCATGTGTTACATCGGTATAGTGAAACAGTTGGCGAAAGGGCCCCACACAAACAGTCCATGTCGAATGCGAGCAAGGCGAGTAACCGTGTGGATCCTGGTGGTGTTCGTAGTGTGTTTCCTTCCATATCACATCTTGCGTGCATGGAGGATAGAAACTCAAGCGGCGGATAATGAGCTAAGCATGTTCGTGCATGCTGCATACATTATCTCCAGACCTCTAGCTGGactcaacactttttttaacctAGCTTTATACACTCTATCTGGGGATAAATTCAAGAGGGCCTTTCTTAGCACTTTTTACTGGGAGTGCTGGCTGACCAAGGCCAGGTCATTGATCAATCTGGCCATCATTAACAAGGCAGACAATGACATACCTGCTGTGTGA
- the LOC132959319 gene encoding kelch-like protein 41b: protein MDPNAIKEELRLFQSTLLQDGLKELLNENKFVDCTLKVGDRSFPCHRLIMAACSPYFREIFFTEDGKEVENTKEVVLEDVNPSILDMIIQYLYSAEIDLTDDNVQDIIAVANRFQIPSVFTVCVNYLQKKLSLSNCLAIFRMGLVLSCPRLAVAARNFVADRFELLYKEEEFLKLAAHELFAVIGGDSLNVGKEELVFESVMAWVRHDKERVKVLKDAFNCIRFRLLPEKYFKEKVETDEFIKADPELQKMLQVIRDAYKGKLPETPKKKEGEEGAEGGDEESLFPGYLNDSRRHGMFGRDFILMINDTAAVAYDVIENECFLAAMAEQIPRNHVSLASEKDQLYIIGGLFVDEENKALPLQCYFYLLDPLTSEWVALPPMPSPRCLFNIGESNNLLFAVAGKDLQTNESLDTVMCYDVEKMKWSETKKLPLKIHGHAVVSHKGLVYCIGGKTDDNKALNKMFVYNHKQSEWREMAAMKTPRAMFGAVVHDNKIVVTGGVNEEGLTNICEAYDFTANKWEPFTEFPQERSSVNLLSNGGSLYAVGGFAMVETENKEVAPTEVTDVWQYEDDKKQWSGMLREMRYAAGSSCVSIHLNAARMPKL from the exons ATGGACCCCAACGCCATCAAGGAGGAGCTGCGCCTGTTTCAGAGCACCCTGCTCCAGGAcgggctgaaggagctgctcaatGAGAATAAGTTTGTGGACTGCACCCTGAAGGTGGGCGACCGCAGCTTCCCCTGCCACCGGCTCATCATGGCCGCCTGCAGCCCTTACTTCAGGGAGATCTTCTTCACAGAGGATGGGAAGGAGGTGGAGAACACCAAGGAGGTGGTTCTGGAGGATGTCAACCCCTCCATCCTGGATATGATCATCCAGTACCTCTACTCTGCTGAGATTGATCTCACAGATGACAATGTGCAGGATATTATTGCTGTGGCTAACAGATTCCAGATCCCTTCTGTCTTCACTGTTTGTGTCAACTACCTTCAGAAGAAGCTGTCCCTAAGCAACTGCTTGGCCATTTTCAGGATGGGCCTGGTTCTCAGCTGTCCAAGACTCGCGGTGGCTGCACGCAACTTCGTCGCAGACCGTTTTGAGCTCCTCTACAAAGAAGAGGAGTTCTTGAAGCTCGCAGCGCATGAACTGTTCGCCGTCATTGGTGGGGACTCGCTGAATGTGGGGAAGGAGGAATTGGTGTTTGAGTCGGTCATGGCCTGGGTTCGTCATGACAAGGAGCGCGTCAAGGTCCTGAAGGATGCTTTCAACTGCATCCGCTTCCGCCTGCTGCCAGAGAAGTACTTCAAGGAAAAGGTGGAGACGGATGAGTTCATCAAGGCCGATCCAGAGCTCCAGAAGATGCTCCAAGTCATCAGGGACGCCTACAAGGGGAAACTTCCAGAGACACCCaagaagaaagagggggaggagggggcggaaGGAGGTGATGAGGAAAGCCTGTTCCCTGGATATCTGAATGACAGCCGCAGACATGGCATGTTCGGACGGGACTTCATTCTGATGATTAATGATACAGCCGCAGTGGCGTACGATGTCATTGAGAATGAGTGCTTCCTGGCAGCCATGGCAGAGCAGATCCCACGTAACCACGTCAGCCTGGCATCAGAGAAGGACCAGCTCTACATCATTGGGGGACTGTTTGTAGACGAGGAAAACAAAGCTCTACCCCTGCAATGTTACTTCTACTTG ttGGATCCATTGACATCAGAGTGGGTCGCCCTGCCGCCCATGCCTTCCCCAAGATGCCTCTTCAATATCGGAGAGAGCAACAACCTGCTGTTTGCCGTGGCAGGAAAAGACCTCCAGACCAACGAATCCCTGGACACTGTGATGTGCTACGATGTCga GAAAATGAAGTGGAGTGAGACCAAAAAGCTTCCTCTGAAGATCCACGGCCATGCTGTTGTCTCCCACAAAGGACTGGTGTACTGCATTGGAGGAAAGACAGATGACAA CAAAGCCCTCAACAAGATGTTTGTGTACAACCACAAGCAGTCAGAATGGAGGGAGATGGCGGCCATGAAGACTCCCAGAGCCATGTTCGGAGCCGTCGTCCACGACAACAAGATCGTGGTGACTGGTGGGGTCAACGAGGAGGGCCTCACTAATATATGTGAAGCTTACGACTTCACTGCAAACAA GTGGGAGCCCTTCACAGAGTTCCCCCAGGAGAGGAGCTCTGTCAACTTACTGAGCAATGGCGGCTCCCTGTACGCCGTGGGCGGCTTCGCTATGGTTGAGACAGAGAATAAGGAGGTGGCTCCCACAGAGGTCACTGACGTCTGGCA GTATGAGGACGATAAGAAGCAGTGGAGTGGCATGCTGAGGGAGATGCGTTACGCTGCCGGCTCCTCCTGTGTGTCCATTCATCTCAATGCAGCCAGGATGCCCAAACTGTAG